The Longimicrobium sp. genome has a segment encoding these proteins:
- a CDS encoding GAF domain-containing sensor histidine kinase — protein sequence MPRRATRLRRMDLRDAILRIYESSDPGDALSALGRWLAECAAVRRAVWVDADGAPAAAWPRGAHVSPALASFAREAGAPAVRALRPDFPADAAEDADAEALALPLGDDDGALVLVAPAGAFAELGGWEALGKAFALAAGRHRRARQVEEERDTLRQRAEESEALHVLGLAANRTLDPDEVLTLVARFTRTLLGAHYVTVNTLAEGRIRTVAAVGLRVEGAVDDPFAARVAAARKPLTLQADGGGAVPEPYHAAEGMRVGLGVPLALFGETFGALVIGYRRPYDLAPRDTRLALTLAGHAAVAISNARLHGALAQRTRELERANEELRWTTEAKDRFFASMSHELRTPLNSVLGYQSLLLEGVVGEIPAQVKSFLERAQKSTRNLLHLVNDVLDLSKLEAGKMELVIVPLRVRSIVEEVLATIEPLADARQIAVEVAPWPPLPPIETDADRVRQILINLLSNAVKFTDHGQVTISAVHDGAGPAGDGMGMGWVEVHVADTGPGIAHENQERIFHEFEQIVGATSRGGTGLGLPISRKLARLLGGDLTVESTPGHGSTFTLRLPVRPHEHA from the coding sequence GTGCCGCGACGGGCGACCCGTCTCCGCCGCATGGACCTGCGCGACGCGATCCTCCGCATCTACGAGAGCAGCGACCCCGGCGACGCCCTGAGCGCGCTGGGCCGCTGGCTGGCGGAGTGCGCCGCGGTCCGCCGCGCCGTGTGGGTGGACGCGGACGGCGCCCCGGCCGCCGCGTGGCCGCGCGGCGCGCACGTCTCCCCCGCGCTGGCGTCGTTCGCGCGCGAGGCCGGCGCGCCCGCCGTCCGCGCGCTCCGCCCCGACTTCCCCGCCGACGCGGCCGAGGACGCGGACGCCGAGGCGCTGGCGCTGCCGCTGGGTGACGACGACGGGGCGCTGGTGCTCGTGGCCCCCGCCGGCGCCTTCGCGGAGCTGGGCGGCTGGGAGGCGCTGGGGAAGGCGTTCGCGCTGGCCGCAGGGCGCCACCGCCGCGCCCGCCAGGTCGAGGAGGAGCGCGACACCCTGCGCCAGCGCGCCGAGGAGAGCGAGGCGCTGCACGTGCTCGGCCTGGCCGCCAACCGCACGCTCGACCCCGACGAGGTGCTGACGCTGGTGGCGCGCTTCACCCGCACGCTGCTGGGCGCGCACTACGTCACCGTCAACACGCTGGCCGAAGGGCGCATCCGCACCGTCGCCGCCGTCGGGCTGCGCGTGGAGGGGGCGGTGGACGATCCCTTCGCCGCGCGGGTGGCGGCGGCGCGCAAGCCGCTGACGCTGCAGGCCGACGGGGGCGGCGCCGTTCCCGAGCCGTATCACGCGGCCGAGGGGATGCGGGTCGGCCTCGGCGTTCCGCTGGCGCTCTTCGGCGAGACCTTCGGCGCGCTGGTGATCGGCTACCGCAGGCCGTACGACCTGGCACCGCGCGACACGCGCCTGGCGCTCACCCTCGCCGGCCACGCGGCGGTGGCCATCAGCAACGCGCGGCTGCACGGCGCGCTGGCCCAGCGCACCCGCGAGCTGGAGCGCGCCAACGAGGAGCTGCGCTGGACCACCGAGGCCAAGGACCGCTTCTTCGCCTCGATGAGCCACGAGCTGCGCACCCCGCTCAACTCCGTGCTCGGCTACCAGAGCCTGCTGCTGGAAGGCGTGGTGGGCGAGATCCCCGCGCAGGTGAAGTCGTTCCTGGAGCGCGCGCAGAAGTCCACGCGCAACCTGCTCCACCTGGTGAACGACGTCCTCGACCTGTCCAAGCTCGAGGCGGGAAAGATGGAGCTGGTGATCGTCCCCCTACGCGTGCGCTCCATCGTGGAGGAGGTGCTGGCCACCATCGAGCCGCTGGCCGACGCCCGGCAGATCGCGGTGGAGGTGGCGCCCTGGCCGCCGCTGCCGCCCATTGAGACCGACGCCGACCGGGTGCGCCAGATCCTCATCAACCTCCTCTCCAACGCGGTGAAGTTCACCGACCACGGGCAGGTGACGATCTCCGCCGTGCACGACGGCGCGGGGCCGGCAGGGGACGGGATGGGGATGGGATGGGTCGAGGTGCACGTCGCCGACACCGGCCCGGGGATCGCGCACGAGAACCAGGAGCGGATCTTCCACGAGTTCGAGCAGATCGTGGGCGCCACGTCGCGCGGGGGGACGGGGCTGGGGCTGCCCATCTCGCGCAAGCTGGCCCGCCTCCTCGGCGGCGACCTGACGGTGGAGAGCACGCCCGGGCACGGCTCCACCTTCACCCTGCGCCTGCCGGTGCGTCCGCATGAGCACGCCTGA
- a CDS encoding FtsX-like permease family protein, producing MTLRPLFSLAWRESRFARRRLLLFLSSISLGVAALVATQSFAANMEAGVRDQSRSLLGADLAISTNRKPGRRTEMAIDSLRRAGAAVARMTSFGSMALLERTGGTRLAQVRAVEPGYPFYGMIETAPAGRWPALQGGRNALVEPALLTALDARVGDSISLGDARFRVIGTLEKIPGQVGVGSLFAPPVYVPARYVAEMNLVRFGSRVDYDVFVRTSPREAARWVEAHRPVLRGERASARTAEQQQRQLDRALGRLGDFLGLVGTFALLLGGIGVASAMGAYMAQKRETVAALRCLGATAPQVIAVYLLQAGAMGLAGAALGAAAGMGVQWVLPRLLADLLPVQVGTSVDLAAVLTGVGVGMWTAVAFALLPLLATRRISPLEAIRRRVEPARRVRDVWTLAAALLLAASVAALVVMQAGGIGTGAGFAAGIGVTLLGLWLAAFLVTLLVRRTPGAGLPYAARQGLANLHRPGNQTRVVVLALGFGVFLLATLYLTQDNLLRPLRLNAAETRANLLLFDVQDEQQAGVRQALRAERTEIVQQAAIVPMRIYSINGKTAAQLVGPGPARGDDDPPAPSNRDRNGRARSGPEPWAVRREYRSTYRDTLNASEEMLEGRFWRPGRGGAAGRKMAEVSLDKAIVEDLDVKLGDVITWDVQGVRIPTRVTSIRDVDWQRLEPNFFAVFPTEVLKDAPHTWVMLARAPDAPARARVQRDVVAHNPNVAILDLTQVQAALDEVLGRVAAVIRFLAGFSVATGFIVLLGAVLTSRLQRIRESVLLRTLGATRRQVGAILLTEYLSLGFLASVAGIGLATAAGWALARWLFKVEFALPLPPLLWLALGVTALAGAVGWWASREVFRHTPLEALRDE from the coding sequence GGTGCGCGACCAGTCGCGCTCGCTGCTGGGGGCGGACCTGGCCATCTCCACCAACCGCAAGCCCGGCAGGCGCACGGAGATGGCGATCGATTCGCTGCGGCGCGCCGGCGCGGCGGTGGCGCGGATGACGTCGTTCGGGTCGATGGCGCTACTGGAGCGCACCGGGGGGACGCGGCTGGCCCAGGTGCGCGCGGTGGAGCCGGGCTATCCCTTCTACGGGATGATCGAGACGGCGCCCGCCGGGCGATGGCCGGCGCTGCAGGGCGGCCGCAACGCGCTGGTGGAGCCGGCGCTGCTCACCGCCCTCGACGCGCGGGTGGGCGATTCCATCTCCCTGGGCGACGCGCGCTTCCGGGTGATCGGCACGCTGGAGAAGATCCCCGGGCAGGTGGGCGTCGGCTCGCTCTTCGCGCCACCCGTGTACGTCCCCGCGCGCTACGTGGCGGAGATGAACCTGGTGCGCTTCGGCTCGCGCGTGGACTACGACGTGTTCGTCCGCACGTCGCCCCGCGAGGCGGCGCGCTGGGTGGAGGCGCACCGCCCCGTGCTGCGCGGCGAACGGGCCAGCGCGCGCACGGCCGAGCAGCAGCAGCGCCAGCTCGACCGCGCGCTCGGCCGCCTGGGCGACTTCCTGGGCCTGGTCGGCACCTTCGCGCTGCTGCTGGGCGGCATCGGCGTGGCCAGCGCGATGGGCGCGTACATGGCGCAGAAGCGCGAGACCGTCGCCGCGCTCCGCTGCCTGGGGGCCACGGCGCCGCAGGTGATCGCCGTCTACCTGCTGCAGGCGGGCGCGATGGGGCTGGCCGGCGCGGCGCTCGGCGCGGCGGCGGGGATGGGCGTCCAGTGGGTGCTCCCGCGCCTCCTGGCCGACCTTCTCCCCGTGCAGGTGGGGACGAGCGTGGACCTCGCCGCCGTCCTCACCGGCGTGGGGGTGGGGATGTGGACCGCCGTCGCCTTCGCCCTGCTGCCGCTGCTGGCGACGCGCCGCATCTCCCCGCTCGAGGCCATCCGCCGGCGCGTGGAGCCCGCGCGGAGAGTGCGCGACGTCTGGACGCTGGCCGCCGCGCTCCTCCTGGCCGCCAGCGTGGCCGCGCTGGTGGTGATGCAGGCCGGCGGCATCGGCACCGGCGCCGGCTTCGCGGCGGGGATCGGGGTGACGCTGCTGGGGCTCTGGCTGGCCGCGTTCCTCGTCACCCTGCTCGTCCGCCGCACGCCCGGCGCGGGGCTGCCGTACGCCGCCCGGCAGGGACTGGCGAACCTGCATCGCCCGGGGAACCAGACGCGCGTCGTCGTCCTGGCGCTCGGCTTCGGCGTCTTTCTCCTCGCCACGCTCTACCTGACGCAGGACAACCTCCTGCGCCCGCTGCGGCTGAACGCGGCCGAGACGCGGGCGAATCTCCTCCTCTTCGACGTCCAGGACGAGCAGCAGGCCGGCGTCCGCCAGGCCCTCCGCGCCGAGCGCACGGAGATCGTGCAGCAGGCGGCCATCGTCCCCATGCGCATCTACTCCATCAACGGGAAGACGGCGGCGCAACTCGTCGGCCCCGGCCCCGCGCGGGGGGACGACGACCCGCCCGCGCCGTCGAACCGCGACCGCAACGGCCGCGCGCGCTCGGGGCCCGAGCCGTGGGCCGTCCGCCGCGAGTACCGGTCGACGTACCGCGATACGCTGAACGCGTCGGAGGAGATGCTGGAGGGGCGATTCTGGCGGCCGGGGCGCGGCGGGGCGGCGGGGCGGAAGATGGCCGAGGTGTCGCTCGACAAGGCCATCGTCGAGGACCTGGACGTGAAGCTGGGCGACGTCATCACCTGGGACGTACAGGGCGTGCGCATCCCCACGCGGGTGACGTCGATCCGCGACGTCGACTGGCAGCGACTGGAGCCCAACTTCTTCGCCGTCTTCCCCACCGAGGTGCTGAAGGACGCGCCGCACACCTGGGTGATGCTGGCACGCGCTCCGGATGCGCCGGCGCGTGCGCGAGTGCAGAGGGACGTCGTCGCCCACAATCCCAACGTCGCCATCCTGGACCTGACGCAGGTGCAGGCCGCGCTCGACGAGGTGCTGGGGCGCGTGGCCGCCGTCATCCGCTTCCTGGCCGGCTTCAGCGTGGCGACGGGATTCATCGTCCTGCTCGGCGCGGTGCTCACCAGCCGGCTGCAGCGCATCCGCGAGAGCGTGCTGCTGCGCACCCTCGGCGCCACGCGGCGGCAGGTCGGCGCCATCCTCCTCACCGAGTACCTGTCGCTCGGCTTCCTGGCCAGCGTGGCGGGGATCGGGCTGGCGACGGCGGCGGGTTGGGCGCTGGCCAGGTGGCTGTTCAAGGTGGAGTTCGCGCTCCCCCTGCCGCCGCTGCTCTGGCTGGCGCTGGGCGTGACGGCGCTCGCCGGCGCGGTCGGGTGGTGGGCCAGCCGCGAGGTCTTCCGCCACACGCCGCTGGAGGCGCTGCGGGACGAGTGA